In Paracoccus sp. SCSIO 75233, the genomic window GCCCCCCATCGATGCCTTCGCCTGCAACGAAGTCCGGTTGCTCGTCGCCATGCTCGCCTACCAGATCATGCACGTGGCGCGCCGGGCCATGGCGCGCGCCACGAAAGCCCCTTGGAGCCTGCGCCGCCTGCGGGAACGCGTGCTGCGCGCCGGCGCTCGTCTCATCATTTCAGCCCGGCGCATGACCTTGATACTTGCCGCAACGGCCGCGCCCTACTGGGCCGCCATCTGGCCGCAGATCCAGATGCTACGCGGGGCCGACCCATAATCGCGAGCAAGTTGCAGATGCCGCCGACAGAATGAACGCCCAGGGGCGGCCAGAAGTCGTGGCCGATCCATAGGGCGAAATCATCCAAAGGATGTCGTCTCGCCCACTCTCTCAACCAAACCGGGATGCGTAGCTCTCATCGGCAACAAGCTGGTGCCCAGAAGCCGGCAAGAACGGCTTCAACCCGCCTCCAGCGCGCCGCCGAGCCGGCTCGGCGAATAATGCGGGATAAAAGGTGTCGCCGCCATAGTCGCGGTGGCGCGCATCGGGTTTGATCGTGACCTGCATGCCGCAAACGGGATCGATGGCCTTGCCGGGTTCCGGCTGGGAAGGCGCCGGGGCGGAATGACCATGAGACGCGTGGTCATGGTGTTCATGAGAATGGTTCTGATCTTCGTCCATACTGTCCTCCGGCCCGATACCTATAGGGGGTATGTTTAACTTGCGATATACCCCCAGTGGGTATAATGCAAGCTGTAAACGATAAAGTCCGGAGCGCGCCATTGGCCCATGACAAACAAAATCGCGATGCAGTCCTCAAGCGTCTGTCACGTCTGAACGGTCAGGTTCAGGGTGTGTCGCGCATGGTCGAGGATGGTCGCTATTGTGTTGATGTGCTGAACCAGACCGCTGCCATCCGATCCGCCCTGCGCGCGGTAGAACGTCTTCTGATCGAGGACCACGCCCGAAGCTGTATGGAGGCGGCGATTGAATCCGGTGATCAGGATCGCCAGCGGGTCATGTTCCGCGAGGTGGTGGAACTGCTGGAAAAGCTGCGCGACTGACCAATGGCGATAAACGGGACACGCCGTGTCACCTTGAACGCAGCCATCGCCGTTGCCGCCGTCGTCATATTGGGCATGTATATGACAGGAGATGCATCCGAGATCGCGCGGGGCAAAGCGCTTTATGCCGAGAATTGCGCCAGCTGCCACGGCGATGAATTACAGGGCCAGCCAGACTGGAAATCTCCGCTTCCAAACGGTCGATATCCGGCCCCGCCGCATGATGAAGCCGGACATACATGGCATCACCCCGATGTCATGCTGATGAAGATCATCCGCGATGGTACTGCGGCAGTCGTGGGTGGCCAGTATGAAAGTGACATGCCGGGCTTTGGCGACACCATGAGCGACAGCGAGATCGCCGCCGTTCTGGCCTATATCAAATCGACTTGGCCTAAACGCGAGCGCAGGATCCAAAGCCGAATGACGCGCGAGAGTATCAAATGATGCCAACGGCGCTAGGGCCGGTTTTGCCGAGGCCGACTCTCCAATCCACAAAAGCCGGCCACGGCAAATGACTGGCCAACATCGGTTCCCGAAGACCTCACTTAACCCTCTGGAGATTCCATGCAGAAAAACACCACAGCAATTGCCGTAACACTGCTTGTAGCCGCCGGCTGCACCGCTCCAACGGTGGAAAGCAGCACTGCGCAAACTTCTCTCTATCCTATCCCCGATGCGGTCGTTGCCCTTGCCGGTCCGAATCAGGATCTGACCACGGCAACGCTAGTCGCGGAAGACGATTGCTATTGGTATTATCACGTGGGACCGGTCGAAAGGACGCTGGTGCCGCTGCGTGCTGCGAACGGCAACCATATCTGTAACGCGCGTCAATCCTGACCCGGACGGCGCCCCCTGAGGCAGCGAAGCCGTCTGGGCCGAGGCAACTCAGCTTAACGGCGTCACGCTGCCATCGGGGGAATACAGATAGGCGGTCGAGCCGATCTGGACCTGCGGATACAGTGCATTGATGTGCGACATGACCATGCGCACACAGCCAGAGCTCGCCCGACTGCCGATCGAGGTTGGAAACGGTGTTCCGTGAATCCGCAGGTAGGTGTCCCTGTCACCGACATAGAGATACAGCGCACGAGAGCCGAGCGCGTTTTGGGGGCCGGGTTCCACCCCGCCTGCAAACTGGCCGTAAATTTCCGGCTCGCGCTGTATCATGTTCTGGGTCGGCGTCCAGTGCGGCCATTCGGCCTTGCGCTTGATCGTATAGACGCCCGGCTCGTACAGATCGCCCCTGCCGATCGCCACGCCATAGCGCATCGCGACCCCGCCCTCTTCGATGTGATAAAGATATCTCGCCACGGCATCGACGTGGATATCACCCGGCACCAGACCATCATTTGCCAGAACACGCTGAGGCAGGAAACGGGGGTGAAGTCCCCAAGGGTTGGGAACCGCCGGCGTCACCTCGGCGTCCCACGCCGCTTTCTGTGCGGCATCGGGCCAGCTTGTCGCGAGAACCGGGCTGGCGGCCATAGCGGAAAACAGCGCGGTCGTGGTTTGGATGAAATGTCTGCGCGTCAGCAAATTGGTACTCCTTGTTTGATTTCTGTCGTTCAACGGACCCCCAATAGGCGGTCTATCGACCATCGATTTCGGGTGTGGCCGCAGGTCCACCTTGAAGGTCGGCGATCAGGGCCTTCATCTCGGCGATCTCAAGTGTTTGTGCCTCGACGATGCTATCTGCCAGGGCCTGCACACGCGGATCCGAGATATTGGCACGGGTCGAGGTCAGGATTGCAATCGAATGATGTGGGATCATCGCTTTCATCCATGCGGTGTCATCAACGGTCGCCTGGCTGCGCACCAGAAACACCCCAAGGACAAAGGCCAACAAGGCGAGGCCCGCGACCATGAGATTGGCACGCCTATTGCGATACATGCCCAGCATGAAGGCCAGCATGATCAGCGCCATGGCTCCGCCCATGTAAAGCGCCATCCACATCCGGGTCTGACTGAAGAAGACGTGATCCAGTGACCACGTGTTCAGATACATCAGGCCGAACATGACCACGGTCGAGGTGAAGATCATCGCCGCAAACCGGCCGTAGCTTCCGCCATTCATGCGATCGTGATTCATCTTGTGATCAGAATTTTCCATTGTCTCTCCTCCTATTGGAATGAACCGTCAGCTTTTGCGGACCGCTGCAACTAACCCGGCCAGCTCGGATAACGGCACGGCACCAAACCGCGAATCCGCCCCGGCAATGAAGGTAGGCGTGCCAACCAGACCCATCGCCGCTGCCAGCGTATTCGACTGTTCGATATGCTGGGCAACCTCGGGTCGGTCCATGTCACGTTGAAATTGCCGGGCATCCAGTCCTATGGATCGCGCCGTGCGCAGGACGCTGGCCTGCTCGGCCCGGGCTTTCTGCTGCAGTAATGCGCGATGAAATTCAGGATAGCGGCCCTGACTGCGCGACGCCAAAGCCGCCCGTGCGGCGAAAACCGAGCCCTCACCGAAGACCGGCCATTCGCGCATGACCAGACGCAGACTGCGATCGGTATCCAGAAGCGCACCCACCACCGGCAACATCGCGCGGCAGAACTGGCAATTGTAGTCAAAAAACTCGACCAGCGTCGCATTGCCGTCGGGATTTCCCAAGGCAGGTGCGTTGGGATCGCGTTCCAATTGCCTGCGAAAAGCCGGCGGCAGGGAATGGCTTGCCGCTACGAGCCGCGGCGCCAGGGCCAATGCGGGGCCTGCAAGAGCAAGGCGCAAAACTGAGCGACGTTGAACCATGGCGATGGTCCTTTCAATTGATGCCATTGGCACGTTGAATTTCGCGGATATAGGCGATGATCACCGCAAGATCGGCATCGGTGACGCCCTCAGTTGGGGGCATGTTGCCGAATGTCCAGTGATGCTGCCGCGCGCCGGTTCTCGCGGCCAGCTCAAAGGCAATATCCGCGTGATGGCCGAGCCGATAGATCGGATCGATCAAGGGCGGACCGATACCGTCCCTCCCGCTGGCGTTCTCTCCATGGCAGGACGCGCAGTTCGTATCAAAGGCGGTCCGGCCTTTGGCAGCCGGTAATGACAGCGACGATGGCACATTGACCGTGACCATCGGGGTGCCTGTGGCAGCGGCCGTATCCGGGCGCCGAAGCGCCCAGACAAACACAGCCGCACCGATCACCGCAATCAGAACGAAAAGCCGGGATTTCGACATTATCCCACCTCATGCCGAGACGTTGAAGGTGGTCATCATCCCACTGGCCAGATGCGGCATGTGATGACAGTGGAGCATCCATTCGGCGGCCTCGCCCGCATCCAGCGCCACGGTCACCATCGACATCGGCGGCACATAGACCGTATCGCGCAACGCCCCGGCCACGCGGTTGCCGTTGATGGCCACAACCTGGAAATGGTGGCCGTGAAGATGCATCGGATGTCCCATCATGGACATGTTGTGGAAATTTAACTCGACCCGCTGACCGGTGGTCGCCGTGACCGGAACCCGGTCCTCGAACAGTCGGTCGTTGATGGTCCAGCGATACGGCTGCATCTGGCCGCCCAGCATGACCATCGGCGACAAATCGGCGGGACGGTCGGCCAGTGGCGCAAGCGCCCGCAGGACCGCCTCTTGCGCAAGGTCAATGTCAAAGGCCGGCGCCGCCTCGTCCGACAGGCCCGAGATGATCGGCACATCCGCGCCGGCCGTCGCCAGGATCAGACCCGTGCGTTCATGCGCCCCCTCGCGCAGCGCCAGGATCGGCCAGGCACCACCGCCCGAGGGCAGGTCAAGCTCGATATCCAGTCGTTGCCCCATCGCAACGCCAAAGCGCGCCGCCGGAAGTGCCTGCACCGGCTGGCCGTCCACCGCGACCAGTCGCGCCGGAACATCGCCGCAGGCGATCCAGAATACCGTGGCGGCGGCGCCGTTGATGACGCGCAGCAGAACCCGCCCGCCCTTCTCGACCGCCACGATCTCGGGATCGGAGAGGGTCCGGTCATTCGCCAGATAGGCATCGAAATTGAAGTCGTTCAGGTCCATCGCCATGCCGCCCATCCCGGCCGCGGTCATGCCTTCCATCCCCTCCATCGCCGACATGCCGGATGTGCCCATCGCACCCATATCATGCCCTGCATGAGCGTTGGCGCCCTGCGCATCATCGGCAGTTTCAGGCTCTGGATGGCCTTTCCCGGATCGGATCTCGTCCAGAACCTCTTCCGGCGGACGGAAAGAAAAATCATGCAGGAAAATGGTGACCTCTTGTCGGTCGGCCTTCACGTCATCGGGGCGCCGGACAATTAACGGCGCCGCCAGCAACTGCATTTCCTGAACCGGCACATGGCTGTGCATCCAGTGCGTTCCGGCCGCTGGTTCGAAATCATAGGACCGCGTTTCGCCGGGGCGCAGCAGCGGCAATGGCATGTCGGGCACGCCGTCCTGCACATTG contains:
- a CDS encoding transposase, with translation MLDRFFLVTSISRFQMKGQALLDHYRQRGKAEGHMGELMDVLSPALSSTNRAKTHLRGKKPKSVTPPIDAFACNEVRLLVAMLAYQIMHVARRAMARATKAPWSLRRLRERVLRAGARLIISARRMTLILAATAAPYWAAIWPQIQMLRGADP
- a CDS encoding metal-sensitive transcriptional regulator encodes the protein MAHDKQNRDAVLKRLSRLNGQVQGVSRMVEDGRYCVDVLNQTAAIRSALRAVERLLIEDHARSCMEAAIESGDQDRQRVMFREVVELLEKLRD
- a CDS encoding cytochrome c gives rise to the protein MYMTGDASEIARGKALYAENCASCHGDELQGQPDWKSPLPNGRYPAPPHDEAGHTWHHPDVMLMKIIRDGTAAVVGGQYESDMPGFGDTMSDSEIAAVLAYIKSTWPKRERRIQSRMTRESIK
- a CDS encoding L,D-transpeptidase — translated: MLTRRHFIQTTTALFSAMAASPVLATSWPDAAQKAAWDAEVTPAVPNPWGLHPRFLPQRVLANDGLVPGDIHVDAVARYLYHIEEGGVAMRYGVAIGRGDLYEPGVYTIKRKAEWPHWTPTQNMIQREPEIYGQFAGGVEPGPQNALGSRALYLYVGDRDTYLRIHGTPFPTSIGSRASSGCVRMVMSHINALYPQVQIGSTAYLYSPDGSVTPLS
- a CDS encoding DUF305 domain-containing protein, with amino-acid sequence MENSDHKMNHDRMNGGSYGRFAAMIFTSTVVMFGLMYLNTWSLDHVFFSQTRMWMALYMGGAMALIMLAFMLGMYRNRRANLMVAGLALLAFVLGVFLVRSQATVDDTAWMKAMIPHHSIAILTSTRANISDPRVQALADSIVEAQTLEIAEMKALIADLQGGPAATPEIDGR
- a CDS encoding DsbA family protein encodes the protein MERDPNAPALGNPDGNATLVEFFDYNCQFCRAMLPVVGALLDTDRSLRLVMREWPVFGEGSVFAARAALASRSQGRYPEFHRALLQQKARAEQASVLRTARSIGLDARQFQRDMDRPEVAQHIEQSNTLAAAMGLVGTPTFIAGADSRFGAVPLSELAGLVAAVRKS
- a CDS encoding cytochrome c; translation: MSKSRLFVLIAVIGAAVFVWALRRPDTAAATGTPMVTVNVPSSLSLPAAKGRTAFDTNCASCHGENASGRDGIGPPLIDPIYRLGHHADIAFELAARTGARQHHWTFGNMPPTEGVTDADLAVIIAYIREIQRANGIN
- a CDS encoding multicopper oxidase family protein; amino-acid sequence: MTNLLDRRGFLAGSSALIAALSLPRAGLSQTAPLGLRATTRSLDIDGRAATVFGLVNGAGGQGLVLDPGQRFLVNLTNDLDVPTIVHWHGQIPPNVQDGVPDMPLPLLRPGETRSYDFEPAAGTHWMHSHVPVQEMQLLAAPLIVRRPDDVKADRQEVTIFLHDFSFRPPEEVLDEIRSGKGHPEPETADDAQGANAHAGHDMGAMGTSGMSAMEGMEGMTAAGMGGMAMDLNDFNFDAYLANDRTLSDPEIVAVEKGGRVLLRVINGAAATVFWIACGDVPARLVAVDGQPVQALPAARFGVAMGQRLDIELDLPSGGGAWPILALREGAHERTGLILATAGADVPIISGLSDEAAPAFDIDLAQEAVLRALAPLADRPADLSPMVMLGGQMQPYRWTINDRLFEDRVPVTATTGQRVELNFHNMSMMGHPMHLHGHHFQVVAINGNRVAGALRDTVYVPPMSMVTVALDAGEAAEWMLHCHHMPHLASGMMTTFNVSA